The following is a genomic window from Solanum lycopersicum chromosome 6, SLM_r2.1.
CGTGCTTACAAATGAACAAGGAAGTTAGtttcctttaaatatttataccaATTGTATCACACGTGGCCCAAtctttgattaaattaattttcgtGGTAAATTTTTAGATACTAATTGAAGTTATGAGTCATCCTTTTTCAACTTCGCCCTATTCACTCACGCAAATGCGGGGAAGCGTCACCACGCACCACTTCGCCTTTTTTAATACGATAGGGGACGGCACACATATGCTTCTTACTTgtttgtcatttttattattatccttTCTTTCTTGGTTTATGTCACATGTCCGCTTATGACTTGTATTGTAGTGAACACTCACTTTGAGGAGTTGGTAACACTGACCAAGGATCTACAATTCCTACCTTTCTTCTAGACGTTTataccaaaaagaggtggtGACTTCTTTTTGCATCTATGTGAAGGAACAGCTAATACAACTCACCAGAGGGTACAAGAATATAACCATGGGAATAAGATGaaaggattttttttatgttaagaaGAAGCTCAAGAGGAAATGAACAAGTGCTGACCATACAGAATAAAAGCACGACACTGCAAAATGTTTTCACGTCGATAATTTGTTATTCACAAAAGTTCATGAAAGATTTTATTCAAGGCAGCTAGACTTACTACGTGTTTCTCCTAGTGCTTATGTATCAGGGTAATCAGCTCACTGACTGATTACATACTCTTACAATAACCGTACTCAAGTCCTACACACAGCTCATCTTTAAGTAGTCCTAACCCACGGTGCTCAGCAGCAAACTCTACCCCCTTctgtcatttatttattttatatataactacCGATAACGTCAAGTTAAACCTGACTACAAGTTTACTATGACTAAATACTAGATAATGCCGGGTAATGTCTACTTCCTGAACACCATTCACAGGTACATATACAAGCTCTTTTCAAGTGACACGACCCCAAACAGTTCTTCCTTGGCCACGCCCACCACGTGCATTGTCATATCCTCTTCCACGGTATGATTGTTGAACCCCCCCTGACATGCGAGCTCTCTGACTACGACCCCATGGGTTCTTCTGAATCTCACCAAATGTCTAGAAAACACATAAACAAGTCTCttcagaaataaaattgaagagaaaTTCTAAAGCAAAGATATTAAAATTACCTCGACGTCTTTTTTCCTTTGGTCGGAGAACTTCACTTTCCCAGATTCACGATCAAGTGCATGGCAAGAAAGAGAATCAAAGAAGTCCTCCTTACAATAGACAGGCTGTAGAACAAAACGTTATCTACAGCAAATTAAGGGATACATGGAGAAAATAATTGGTAAGGCAAATGGTAAACTTTTTCCACCTGCAGCTTACCTTATTATCATGTTTTGCACTTCGATCCCCTGTTGTATCCTCAGCGTCACTTTCACCCATCTCTTTCTCATCCCCGATTCCTTCATCTGGTTCATCTTTGTTACTTCTGCCTAGAAAATCCCATACCTCTTTCTTATTGAATTTTTCATTCATTGCCTCAAAATCGAAATCCTCGGAGAATCTTTTAGTCACAAGGGGATtctggaaaaaagaaaaagaaaagtatgCTCTGAGTACAAAGAATTGTGTTAGTTAACACTTAACAAACAGACGAATACGAATAGTTTTATCTTTGATATTTGAGAGGATATGTTTCCATCAGAAGCAGGTCGCTCTTTCTATTTCCCAATGATTCAGAAGGGGGGACAAAGTTTGCTAAGTCAATAGTGTATCAAAATGGGATACAAAGAGAAAATGTCAAGGCTTGCATTCCTTGCAGCTTGTTCAAACAATTATCATCATTCAACACTCCCAAACTATGTAATACTGGAATGCATATTTATGGGACATTTACGGAGAGGCAAATTTATTACTACATCTGAAGACTTATAAATTGTAATTCTCAGAGATTTTGCATCCAAGCTAAGGCATATTTATGGGAGATTAATTTAACTGACATGCTTCATGTCATATGGATATTTGgctatttctaatttttctaaaaataaaaatcaaaacacattAATTGCCATTCCAAGTTTCATGAATCTTAAGTACGTATTGCCTATTACTCATCAGATGACAAGAAAAAGCATCTCAGGAGATAATGCAAGTGTTACCATGATAAAAGAACTTGGAGGGCTATAACAAAGGCATATTTGACAATAGTGACCTCCGCAGTGAGAATGCTGAAGGCAATTTTGAAAATGAGAAGTAGGTAGAATTTTGCAAACACACGAAACAAACACAATCCAAGAATCACAAGAAGACTTAAATGCCTCGACGTAACTAAACTAATATACTGAGGAAGGAAATATAGCAACAAAGAATTGACAAAAAATGTCATATGTCCACACACAAAAATCACAAAGAGATCAAGTGCTAAAAGAATAATTACCTTAGCTCCACGTCCCCGAAAATGACTTCCTGTGTTGCGATGATTGTGTTGAGGAACACCATCCCGAAATTGAATTCCTGTGTTGCGATGATTGTGTTGAGTAACACCATCACGGAATTGGATTCCTGTGCTGCGATGATTGTGTTGAGGAACACCATTTGGCTGAAACGATGTGGAAAATAAGTTAAAGAATGTGGTAGGCCATAATAAGACGAATAAAAGTACTCAAGTAGATAGTTAACAAAATCAAAGGACAAAGCAAAATTTGGCAGTCATCAGAAGAAAAGGAGAATGAACTACTAGTGGAAAGTTTTTGTTATACTGACTTTATCAGAAAAGACCAATTCCAAAAAGAAACATAGAAAAAGCATGAAATTTACTTTAGAATTATAAGCACGAAAAGATTAAAAATCAACGGAAAACTAGCCAACTGGATTACCACTTTTCCTCTGCCCATGCCCATATTACTCTGACGAGAATGTAGAGCAGCTCCAATAAGCTGAAAGGTCAAGAAAAGTGGAAATCACTTCCTTTACTTTCTGGTCAACGGTAAGATATGACATGGTTCAATACTTAATTTAGCCAAAATACACATAAAGACAGAATAATGGATCACATGCTCTAATTAATTAGAGTTACCCCATTTCCTCTTCCTGATGCATATTTCCTGTAACTTTGTTGTGCATAAATAGGACCTCCATTTGGCTGAAACAAATTATAAGGAGCAAAAGGGCATATGTCAGAAAGCATACAGAAAAGAAACTTCTCTTTTTCAGGTTAGGGTCTTGAGGAGGGCAAGGGACCAAAAGTAAGGAGTTTGCCCTTGGCAAACAAATAAGTCAATCAGGTTACCACATTTCCTCTGTGTGCGGGGGGTCCTCTACTGTTGTGATGAGTGGATGATGTGTCTTGATGTGCCTGAATGAACATAAAACAACCCAAAGGTAAACACCAACACCATTGAAGGCTCAAATGAGAATAAAAACGACCATGTAATGCTGAAAATTACCCCATCTCTTCTCTGAGCAAAGTAACTTCTATTGTGATGAGATGATGTAGATCCGCGTAACTagaacgaaagaaagaaagaaaggatgGTGTCAGCACGCAAAAAGCATACATGAATCTCCAAGTTATTGTATCAAAtagaaaattcatgaaattcaGCAGTAGACAACAAGTAAGAAACTTGAATACATAATGTTGCAAACATAAAAAGAAGATAGAAAATTATGCAATCAATAAcataacaattatatttaagTACATAACAGAATTCGTTTCGTAATCCCTCTTCCCAATTAATATACCACACTTCCCAGAGAATGCCCATTTCTATATTTAGAAACAAATCATCTTTTaaaattctcattttatatttaatgagATGATTTAATATCCACATAATGTACAAGGCTTGTTTTAGACCACAAGTTCCAAAagtcttcctttctttcttataAGTTCGTGTAGAGTAAAACAGTGCCACATAAATTGGACCAAGGGAGTAAATAGGAAACATAAAGACGGTATACGATGATATCCATGTGCATTTATTTGAGGGTTAGAGCACAAGTATTTTAAATTGGTAAATGTGAGTAATCCTGGCAAAAATATGATTCATAGAATGTTAGTGGATTCGGTTAAGGGtctctttaatatattttctatgaTGCCATTTAAAAGTAACTGCAACAGTGCCTCGCTGGTTACTTCTGTACAGGCTAAAGAATTTAATTACTActcaataacaacaaaaaaaagtgtaatcacacacacaaacaccaaaaaatagaaaagaaaagatatcATCATAACACAGAAACAGTAGGTTCACAATTTTAACATCTAAGCAAAAATATCAGTTGTTTAGCATTAATGAACACATCACAATATATGAGAGAAGGAATGGAAGAGAGAATGAGGAGAGCAAGCTTCCTTACTATTTTAGTTGGCGATTTCGGTAATGACTCCAGCGTTTCCTCAGTACTCCCTGATGGCAGAGGTTCTGATACTGATGCTTGACCAGTGTATACATCAAAGTTTGGATTTTTCATTGACTGAGATGATGAGGAATCCTTCTCTCCTGACTGTACCTCTGGTGTCAAGAGGGATTGTCTGGACAGATTGCTGAGAGATGCACCTTTTGTGTCTACAATAGATGACACTGTTTGCGAAAATGTTGGAAAAGAACCGGAAGGGCTAATGACGGAACTTGGTTCTTTCCTCACTGGAGTCAGATTAGCATTGGCATTAAGTTCCGCTTCCAGAGAAGACACAGTTCTTGGGCAAGAATCCACTGCTACAGTTGAAAGAGTACGGAATGCATCATTTGGCATTGGAATAGATAACAAATTAAAAGCCGGTTTAGCAGGCTGCCTGGGATTGGATTGCCCAGATGGAGACGGCATGGCAGGAAGTAAATTAGGGGAAGTAGTACTAATAGGCAGCAGCAATGGGTGATGTTGTGCAGCCAAGCTAGATCCTCCGGCTAATGCATTCACATTTTGGTGTTGCGCTTGCTGCTGAATGGGAAGGGATGCAACCAAACTTTGTGGTGGTGGAGGAAAacgttgttgttgctgttgctgttgatAATGAGACACTCCTCCTGAGGACCCAACTAATCCTGGCCAATAATTAGGCACAGCAGGCCCACTGATATTTACAGGCGGAGGAGGAAGTGATGAACCCCAAAGGTTAGAACTTGGTAGCAACGGATTTGGAGGCAGATTCAATAAGAAAGGTGCAACAGGGAGCATGGACGGTGCACTGGTACTAACATCTGCTACTTGTACAGCACCAGGAGATGTCATGCCAATGGTTGGTGGTGTTGGATTAGGGAAATGAGTCTGAATAATTAATATT
Proteins encoded in this region:
- the LOC101266037 gene encoding protein decapping 5-like isoform X2; amino-acid sequence: MATAASKAADSYIGSLICLITKSDIRYEGFLFHLDAAESTIGLRNVKSYGSEGRKKDGPQISPSDKIYEYIFFRGSDIKDLQVISSATPQSTAVVPDDPAIIQTHFPNPTPPTIGMTSPGAVQVADVSTSAPSMLPVAPFLLNLPPNPLLPSSNLWGSSLPPPPVNISGPAVPNYWPGLVGSSGGVSHYQQQQQQQRFPPPPQSLVASLPIQQQAQHQNVNALAGGSSLAAQHHPLLLPISTTSPNLLPAMPSPSGQSNPRQPAKPAFNLLSIPMPNDAFRTLSTVAVDSCPRTVSSLEAELNANANLTPVRKEPSSVISPSGSFPTFSQTVSSIVDTKGASLSNLSRQSLLTPEVQSGEKDSSSSQSMKNPNFDVYTGQASVSEPLPSGSTEETLESLPKSPTKILRGSTSSHHNRSYFAQRRDGAHQDTSSTHHNSRGPPAHRGNPNGGPIYAQQSYRKYASGRGNGLIGAALHSRQSNMGMGRGKVPNGVPQHNHRSTGIQFRDGVTQHNHRNTGIQFRDGVPQHNHRNTGSHFRGRGAKNPLVTKRFSEDFDFEAMNEKFNKKEVWDFLGRSNKDEPDEGIGDEKEMGESDAEDTTGDRSAKHDNKPVYCKEDFFDSLSCHALDRESGKVKFSDQRKKDVETFGEIQKNPWGRSQRARMSGGVQQSYRGRGYDNARGGRGQGRTVWGRVT
- the LOC101266037 gene encoding protein decapping 5-like isoform X1, which translates into the protein MATAASKAADSYIGSLICLITKSDIRYEGFLFHLDAAESTIGLRNVKSYGSEGRKKDGPQISPSDKIYEYIFFRGSDIKDLQVISSATPQSTAVVPDDPAIIQTHFPNPTPPTIGMTSPGAVQVADVSTSAPSMLPVAPFLLNLPPNPLLPSSNLWGSSLPPPPVNISGPAVPNYWPGLVGSSGGVSHYQQQQQQQRFPPPPQSLVASLPIQQQAQHQNVNALAGGSSLAAQHHPLLLPISTTSPNLLPAMPSPSGQSNPRQPAKPAFNLLSIPMPNDAFRTLSTVAVDSCPRTVSSLEAELNANANLTPVRKEPSSVISPSGSFPTFSQTVSSIVDTKGASLSNLSRQSLLTPEVQSGEKDSSSSQSMKNPNFDVYTGQASVSEPLPSGSTEETLESLPKSPTKILRGSTSSHHNRSYFAQRRDGAHQDTSSTHHNSRGPPAHRGNVPNGGPIYAQQSYRKYASGRGNGLIGAALHSRQSNMGMGRGKVPNGVPQHNHRSTGIQFRDGVTQHNHRNTGIQFRDGVPQHNHRNTGSHFRGRGAKNPLVTKRFSEDFDFEAMNEKFNKKEVWDFLGRSNKDEPDEGIGDEKEMGESDAEDTTGDRSAKHDNKPVYCKEDFFDSLSCHALDRESGKVKFSDQRKKDVETFGEIQKNPWGRSQRARMSGGVQQSYRGRGYDNARGGRGQGRTVWGRVT